GACCTGTTGAGACCAAGCTCCAAAACCGGTCCCCAACCCACCCCGCAACAACCGAGCCAACCCCCCACACACCCCGGACACACGAACGCCCCCCACGCCCGAGGGGGGCAGGGGCCGCCCCCACGACGGGAACGGAGACCGGCTACTAGGGCTCACCCCCGGGCCGGCTGAACGAACAACGTCGCACCCCGTGGGGGATCGAACCGATCCCACTCCAACGAACCCCAGAAACCGTCTGCATCGCTGTACACGAAGAGCCGCCGATCCGCGTGCCGATCCTCCAGAGCGTGCACCACCGCTTTGCCGATACCACGGCAACGGGCCGCCCGAGCCACCTCAAAGAGCTGGATCTCCAACCGCTCACCGCCCAGCTCCGGCACCCCCACGTAATCCGAGCCGATGCCCCCAAGATCATCCAGCTCGACACGCGCCACCTCCGCATCGCCCTCCAGCACCTGCACATACCAGGCGCCACCGCGGCGAATCGGCTTGTTCCACCAGTCCTCCCTCTCGTACGCAACCTCGCGGTCGAACGGCGGGCGCCACCAGCGGTCCGCGCCGAAATGGTCGATCAGCTCCAACGTCATGACATCAGTCTGAGGCCCCTCAGGCATTCCCCGATGCGCGGTGTACCGCTAGGCAGGACGCCATATCGGACCCCGCCATATAGGACATCCCCTCTGGCCCGAGTGCTGCGGGCCGTCCCCTCCTTGACTGCCATGATCAGCTCGATGCGGAGCACGCGGTACGCGGCCTCCGCATGTCGCACGCCGGGGCGACGTCCGCGTGATCGGCGTCCCAACTCGGCCACCAGACCGAGAGGCGCGGGTCGCCTACCGCCGTACTCCTGTTTTCGGGCCAGCTCACGCCAACGGATAGGTCCGGAAAAACCCGGGCCCCATCCGAGGGGGCGCCCATGCTCAGTACGACCCATTTCATCATCACCGCGGCCGCGCAGACCGCCGACTTCTTCTCCCACATCGCCGATGCGTTCGGGCGGCCCGACTACGCCGACGCGCTCACCGTCACCATGTACCTGCTCGACATCCTCGACGCATCCGTCAAGTACAAGAGCGTTTACGCAGTTCAGGGTATCGTCCAGGCGCGAATCGAGGCGCAGCAGCACCCTGCCGACGATGCAAGGATGGCAGGCGGGTGTCGAACACGGATCGACGGAATACGATCGCTCGATGCAGACTCCGCCACCGGCAGAACTCAACTACAACACGTGGGAGGGATGGCTCTGCGACTACATCGGCGGCTACGACCCTGCCGAGGTTCCGCGAGTGTTCCTGTGGAACCTCCGAGACCGGCTGGTGGATCCCGAGACACTTCAGCGAGCCATCCACTGCATCTGGGTCCACCATGCGGGACCGGCGGGGCTCCTTGACCTTCCGGGAATCCCCAAGCTCACTGCCGAGCTGCACCAACGACTGACACCCGCCGAATGGAACAACCTGTTCGCGGCCGCCGGAGGCTACTTCCCCATCGAGCAGAACGACACCGGCGACGGATTCGACGGGCCGGGATGCGCGAAGCCCACGACGCTCTACCGGTTCGCCGAGGACGGCAGCGAGGCCGGGTGGTCCTGGACCGCTACTCCGGCGAACGCCGAGTACTTCGAGACCGGCTACAGCCTCGAGCGACGACACGGACATCTCTGGAGGGTCGACAACGTCGACCCGGATCGGCTGCTCGCGCACTTCCACACGGAGACAAAGTCCGGAAATCCGACCAATCCCCAGTACATCGACGAGTTCGTATTCGAGCCGCGCGCCTACGAAATCGTCCGGGCCTACTGAAGGCCCGTTCGGTGATCGCTCAGGCGCCACACCGCGTGCGTCGGCGAGTTAACAACGAAGGCTCGATGACCGCCGGACTGGCTTCGGACGGGGACGGTGACCCTGCCATGTCGCAGGGTCACCGTCCCCGATACCGCCCCGTCGGCATCGGTTAGCTGGCCTCGGGCGCGATCCGGCGCTTCAGCCCGCGGACCTTCCGCCGGACCGCCTCTCCCATCGCCGCCGGATACCCGCAATCCTCCGCAGCGTCTGCCCAGGTGATACCCCGATCGGTGGTGGCGAATCGTGCCGCCACGATCTGCTTCTCGACCGGGTCGAGCTTGGCGAACAGTGCCACCGCCCGCGGATCGTTGAACTCGATTCCAGTGCAATCGACATCCGGACCCGGCACCAGGGTGCCCAGCTCGACCTCGCCGCCACCAGGCTGGATGACCCGCCGATTCAGCGACGTAACCCTCCTGCCTCTCCACTGGGTTTCACCGATGGGCCTGATGTTCGCGTGGTTCTTCCAGACGAGTGCCTTGATCTCCTCGATGGCCTCGCTGTCACCCTCGACACTCCAGTCCAACAGCGCCCCGATCACCGCATCGAGAACGTCCACGGTGATGCCCTTGATGCCGAGCCACGTGCGTGCGAACCAGTCGACAGCATCATGGTCGCCGCTCAGGACCGCCTCACGTGCCTTGACAGCCGCGACTAACCCCGACCGGGCAATGCGATGCCCAACCCCGGCGAGGGTCTGCCAGCCATCCAGGAGCGCGCCGATCATGCTCCGCATGTCTTCCACGATCCTGATCACCGGCGCCACTTGATTGACCAGGCTCGTCACCGCCTCAGAGATCTGCTGCACACGGGCAAAGGACGACAGGTC
The sequence above is drawn from the Rhodococcus qingshengii JCM 15477 genome and encodes:
- a CDS encoding GNAT family N-acetyltransferase, which gives rise to MTLELIDHFGADRWWRPPFDREVAYEREDWWNKPIRRGGAWYVQVLEGDAEVARVELDDLGGIGSDYVGVPELGGERLEIQLFEVARAARCRGIGKAVVHALEDRHADRRLFVYSDADGFWGSLEWDRFDPPRGATLFVQPARG